In Panacibacter ginsenosidivorans, the following proteins share a genomic window:
- a CDS encoding DUF4153 domain-containing protein: protein MREEIMMNIDNPGQLERLYRDNKTGFRKAFNAVYTGIREHTVAQVWHERLNYEQEEITWGTRKELIFVLSACFIAGLIAKIPDYTQLDPEQFYTRNIAFIVFPLLTAYFAWKQKINTKKLMFIATVYLVTGVYINLLPGTTSDTLILACIHLPLFLWAVLGYTFTGNDPGNFQRRLDFLRYNGDMIVMTGLILIAGGALTAITFNLFNLIDLKVDTFFEQYVAVWGLPAAPIIATQLVRTNPQLVNKISPVIAKLFTPLVLIMLTLYLVAVIITGKDPYNDREFLLIFNALLIGVMAIIFFSIAENQKNRQSRISEWLLFGLSIVTVIVNGIALSAIIFRIFEFGITPNRLAVLGGNILMLVNLLIATYWLYKTIKDSNEIEKVENSIAAFLPIYAAWALVVIFVLPVMFNFS, encoded by the coding sequence ATGAGAGAAGAGATCATGATGAACATTGACAACCCGGGGCAATTGGAGAGACTTTACCGGGATAATAAAACAGGTTTCAGAAAAGCGTTCAATGCTGTTTATACCGGCATCCGGGAGCATACAGTGGCACAGGTATGGCATGAACGGTTAAATTATGAGCAGGAAGAAATTACCTGGGGTACAAGGAAGGAACTGATCTTTGTACTCTCCGCATGTTTCATAGCAGGGCTCATCGCAAAAATTCCGGATTATACACAACTGGATCCCGAACAGTTTTACACAAGAAATATTGCCTTTATTGTTTTTCCATTGCTGACTGCATACTTTGCATGGAAACAGAAGATCAATACCAAAAAACTGATGTTCATTGCAACAGTGTACCTTGTTACAGGCGTATATATTAACCTGCTTCCCGGCACTACAAGCGACACACTCATCTTGGCCTGTATCCACCTCCCGTTGTTTTTATGGGCAGTGCTTGGTTATACATTTACAGGCAACGATCCGGGGAACTTTCAGAGACGTCTTGATTTTCTAAGATATAACGGCGACATGATCGTAATGACAGGGCTCATACTCATTGCAGGTGGAGCACTTACAGCCATAACATTTAATTTGTTCAACTTAATTGATCTTAAAGTAGATACTTTTTTTGAGCAATACGTCGCGGTCTGGGGGCTTCCTGCTGCGCCTATCATCGCAACCCAATTAGTGCGCACCAATCCACAGTTGGTCAACAAGATTTCGCCGGTGATTGCAAAACTATTTACGCCATTGGTGCTGATCATGCTTACCCTCTACCTGGTTGCCGTAATTATCACTGGAAAAGATCCTTATAACGACAGGGAATTTTTGTTAATCTTTAATGCACTGTTGATCGGGGTGATGGCAATCATTTTTTTCTCCATTGCAGAAAACCAAAAAAATCGGCAAAGCAGGATCAGCGAATGGTTATTGTTCGGTTTATCAATCGTAACGGTTATTGTAAACGGCATTGCACTCTCAGCCATCATATTCAGGATTTTCGAATTTGGAATAACCCCAAACAGGCTTGCTGTTTTAGGCGGCAATATCCTGATGCTGGTCAACCTGCTTATTGCTACATATTGGCTTTATAAGACAATTAAAGACAGCAATGAAATAGAGAAGGTAGAAAATAGTATTGCTGCTTTTCTGCCAATATATGCAGCATGGGCACTCGTGGTAATTTTTGTTTTACCGGTAATGTTCAATTTCAGTTAA